The following proteins are encoded in a genomic region of Cryptomeria japonica chromosome 11, Sugi_1.0, whole genome shotgun sequence:
- the LOC131076772 gene encoding disease resistance protein RPV1: MASSSSKLYDAFISHRGPDVKEEFAIPLYKLLEDRGCRAFVDRLELEKGDSIVPAIESAIRSSVVQIAIFSKGYAHSPWCLDELVLMLEQRDHEGARFIPVFYDVDPFVPRHNKEPYAEAFRGYKDKGRSLDKLEGWKRALHTASNVIGFELKSSKSDLYEEIVSCVEKEIEKRMRLNDAAYPVGLSELVRDFERRFEGAVNERANIVGIFGLGGCGKTTMAKRIFNTKRSNYNASCFLYDVRESHVKGELHVLQSRLVKDLFKKEKQFQHTDEGTEFLKDSLRRAGSDKSFLIILDDVDNQDQLHELLFQDLLSRGSLVIVTTRDEGVLKGAGISNRYKLKTMDSCHAKELFCNHAFGGKEPKFQYEQLVERFVQFCGGLPLSLKVLGSHVCGRDEKHWNLELEKARDTQPNDVRQRLKISFDSLDTAEKYIFMNIACFYNAKSKDTAIEVLKKSYGTPEHAIQRLVDKCLVDLEDNDGGAIFRMHDHLRDLGRQMADEANWPWRPEDARSKNPQDYMIANTVEPRMVFAHYMLYEPDGVETLKKEIQVAHNKGIDAFALNSNVWRPNRADDMFQAALDSDTNFKLFFSADMSINSEGKTLSSDDLIAMLTTYADHPNYLKYKGKLFFASWLGENTPWPQIFKVAGGKDKFFFVPFFPTSGDYDAVREKLNDFKDIIDGLSAWDTSAWPYEHSNLNSSPSALKDQNYLKACKDKGKLYMPNASPWFFNDCNCTEVKGNYEGPGLWITKWQHLISLKPPFVKIVTWNDWQESTYVAPPYSAAAKKLGADTFSHAGFLELGKHYIKWYKSGQEPAIAEEVVYLFYYTQPNSISEGLSDNLYVTTMLNSAADGELMSGELSRKFSAAVGINTYSMPFQVGQQSVVLKRGGAVVSTLTGDKVITNPPPVNANLNVYSTWTKIISQQLE; encoded by the exons ATGGCTTCCTCTTCCTCAAAATTATATGATGCATTCATTAGCCACCGTGGCCCTGACGTCAAAGAAGAGTTTGCCATACCACTTTATAAACTTCTTGAGGATCGAGGCTGCCGGGCATTTGTAGACCGTCTAGAGTTAGAAAAGGGAGATTCTATTGTTCCCGCCATTGAAAGTGCCATACGCTCATCTGTTGTTCAGATAGCCATTTTTTCCAAAGGATATGCACATTCCCCATGGTGTTTAGACGAGCTCGTTCTAATGTTAGAACAACGAGATCATGAAGGCGCACGCTTCATTCCTGTATTCTATGATGTCGACCCTTTTGTCCCTCGTCACAACAAGGAACCATATGCTGAGGCATTTCGCGGGTATAAAGACAAAGGCAGGAGCCTTGATAAGCTGGAGGGATGGAAAAGAGCCCTTCACACTGCTTCAAACGTAATTGGCTTTGAACTTAAGAGCAGTAAGAG CGATTTGTATGAAGAGATTGTGTCCTGTGTGGAGAAAGAAATTGAGAAGAGGATGCGTTTAAATGATGCAGCATATCCTGTTGGACTGAGTGAACTTGTCAGAGATTTCGAAAGGAGGTTTGAAGGGGCAGTGAATGAGAGGGCAAATATAGTAGGGATCTTTGGACTTGGGGGCTGTGGCAAGACCACCATGGCAAAGAGAATCTTCAACACGAAGCGCTCCAACTACAATGCTTCTTGTTTTCTGTATGATGTTAGAGAATCACATGTCAAAGGTGAATTGCACGTTTTGCAAAGTAGGCTTGTCAAAGATCTCTTTAAGAAAGAAAAGCAATTTCAACACACTGATGAAGGAACGGAATTTTTGAAGGATAGTCTAAGAAGGGCAGGGTCTGACAAGTCTTTTCTTATAATCCTAGATGATGTCGATAATCAAGATCAGTTGCATGAGCTTTTATTTCAAGATCTTCTCAGTCGTGGTAGCTTAGTAATTGTCACAACCCGTGACGAAGGTGTTTTGAAAGGTGCAGGTATCAGTAATCGATACAAGTTGAAAACAATGGATAGTTGTCATGCTAAAGAACTCTTCTGTAATCATGCTTTTGGGGGAAAGGAGCCAAAATTTCAATATGAGCAGCTGGTTGAAAGGTTCGTGCAGTTCTGTGGAGGTTTGCCGCTCTCGCTCAAAGTTTTGGGCAGCCATGTATGTGGAAGGGATGAGAAGCATTGGAACTTGGAATTAGAGAAAGCTAGAGATACCCAGCCCAATGATGTCAGGCAACGTCTTAAAATCAGCTTTGACAGTTTAGACACTGCGGAGAAATATATTTTTATGAATATTGCGTGTTTCTATAATGCCAAATCAAAAGATACCGCCATAGAAGTATTGAAGAAGTCCTATGGGACACCTGAACACGCAATTCAAAGACTGGTAGATAAGTGCCTTGTCGATCTGGAGGACAATGACGGAGGAGCCATATTTAGAATGCACGATCATCTCCGTGACCTGGGAAGGCAAATGGCGGACGAAGCGAATTGGCCGTGGCGGCCAGAGGATGCGAGATCTAAG AATCCTCAAGATTATATGATTGCAAACACCGTGGAGCCACGGATGGTCTTTGCGCATTACATGCTTTACGAGCCGGACGGTGTGGAGACACTGAAAAAGGAAATTCAGGTGGCACATAACAAAGGCATTGATGCCTTCGCCCTCAATTCCAACGTGTGGCGTCCCAACCGTGCAGACGACATGTTCCAGGCCGCTCTAGACTCTGACACCAACTTCAAGCTTTTCTTCTCTGCTGATATGTCTATCAACAGCGAGGGTAAAACCCTCTCTTCTGACGACCTCATTGCAATGCTCACCACATATGCGGATCATCCCAACTACctcaaatacaaaggcaagcttttCTTCGCCTCATGGCTCGGAGAAAATACGCCCTGGCCCCAAATCTTTAAAGTAGCCGGCGGAAAGGATAAATTCTTCTTCGTGCCCTTTTTCCCCACGAGTGGAGACTATGACGCTGTCCGAGAAAAGCTAAACGACTTCAAAGACATTATCGACGGGCTCTCTGCTTGGGACACGTCAGCTTGGCCATATGAACATTCCAACCTCAACAGCTCTCCCTCGGCCTTGAAGGATCAAAACTATCTCAAAGCCTGTAAAGACAAGGGAAAACTCTACATGCCCAACGCCAGCCCCTGGTTCTTCAATGACTGCAACTGTACTGAAGTGAAGGGCAACTACGAGGGCCCGGGCCTCTGGATCACAAAGTGGCAGCATCTCATAAGTTTGAAGCCTCCTTTTGTAAAGATCGTAACTTGGAATGACTGGCAGGAGAGCACCTACGTTGCTCCGCCTTACAGCGCAGCCGCGAAGAAGCTTGGTGCCGATACATTCAGCCATGCGGGATTTTTGGAGCTGGGCAAGCACTACATAAAATGGTACAAGTCTGGCCAAGAGCCTGCGATTGCTGAGGAGGTAGTCTACTTGTTTTATTACACACAGCCCAATAGCATAAGTGAGGGTCTGAGTGATAATCTGTACGTAACTACCATGCTGAATTCGGCTGCAGACGGGGAGCTAATGTCTGGTGAACTTTCGAGGAAGTTCAGTGCTGCGGTAGGGATAAATACTTATTCCATGCCTTTTCAGGTTGGGCAACAGTCCGTTGTGTTGAAGCGGGGAGGCGCTGTGGTGAGCACGCTGACTGGAGACAAAGTCATAACTAACCCGCCGCCTGTCAATGCCAACCTTAACGTGTACTCCACTTGGACCAAAATTATCTCCCAGCAATTAGAGTGA